In Salarias fasciatus chromosome 2, fSalaFa1.1, whole genome shotgun sequence, one genomic interval encodes:
- the ubl3b gene encoding ubiquitin-like protein 3b yields MTTQRDLDMVHLRLILVSGKTQDFTFSPNDSATDIAKHVFENWPAGWEEEQVSSPSILRLIFQGRFLHGNVTLGALKLPPGRTTVMHLVARETLPEPNSHGQRNREKTTESNCCLLL; encoded by the exons ATGACCACCCAGAGGGATCTTGACATG GTGCACCTCCGCCTCATCCTGGTCAGTGGGAAGACGCAAGATTTCACTTTCTCTCCAAACGACTCGGCCACAGACATCGCCAAACACGTGTTCGAGAACTGGCCTGCAG gatgggaggaggagcaggtgagcaGTCCCAGCATACTGCGCCTCATCTTCCAGGGACGCTTCCTTCATGGCAACGTCACCCTGGGAG CTCTGAAGCTGCCACCGGGACGGACGACTGTCATGCATTTGGTCGCTAGAGAGACTCTTCCAGAGCCCAACTCTCATG GTCAAAGGAACAGAGAAAAAACCACAGAGAGCAACTGCTGCCTTCTCTTGTAA